The DNA sequence TCAGCGACGATCTGTTATTGTATGTCCGTGTACAGTGGACTGTATCTTGTGGTTTATGTGAACTGATCATGTCTCTCTCCTCCTCTCTGCACAGTCGTGTTCTTTTGCGGTCATCAACAACGTGCCATCAGATTCTGTGTTGCTTACTATTAATGACGAAGAAGAAGATATAATTATGTTCTTATTTTTTAATATGCTTTCAATTACAAAAAATAACTTTTTTGAGTATTATTTATGTAAGTCAATACTTCCAACGTGGGATTCAATTAAAGGAATGGTTTAATCAACGAACCGAACCGATCAATTTCGGTTCGCTTCGGCATCAGTAACGACCGCTCCGAACCGATCAAGCGTCAATGGGCCGCTGGTCCACTCCACGGAGCTTGGCCCATTTAGATGCGCTATTTGATCCTATTCCCATCCCTCGAACCGAATCCTCTCTGCCTCTCTGCGCCACGCGCTCGGGTTATCTCTCTCTCGCTGGGCTCCTCGGGGGCGATCGAAGGTGTCCCCGAGTTCTCTTCCCCTGATTCTTGCTTCTGCCCCTCTTGTCATTCTTTAGTTGGCGTCCCCGAGCTCCGTCGGGGAGTCACGCTTCGTTGGTGGTTTTCTTCTTGCTCGATGGTGAAGATTTGTGTACTTCGTGTCATTCTTTAGTTGGCATCCCCGAGTTCTTCTCCTTGTTCCGTCCCGTGATCGGTCCCCTCGGTCTTATGATGCTTCTTGATTTCGATTGGAACCATATCGATCGAGATTAGGGGATGTTCTCATCGTTGCGTGTCGGTGGAGTAAAAGGTTTTCTCGGGTCGCCGGAGTTTGTTCTTTTGTTAGCTTCGTGGGGGGTTGTTACATCGGAGTCACGCTTGGTTGTTGGTTTTCTTCCTGCTCGATGGTGAAGATTTGTGTGCTTCTTGTGATTCTTTTAGTTGGCATCCCCGAGTTCTTCTCCTTGTTCGCCTCTTCCAGTTCTTGCTTCTGTTCCTCTGTCTCGTCTCATGATCGGACCCCTCTTTCTGATGATGCTACTTGATATCGATTAGAACCATCTGGTTTGTTATCGGTCGAGGGTCGAGGGTCGAGGGTTGGTCTACTCTCATCTTTGCGTGTCGTTCAGGTAAAGGATTTCTTGGTTGGTGCTACGTTGGGGTTGTTTCGTCCGAGTTCCATTTTTATCTTGCTCGATGGAGATGATTCAAATCTTTGTTTTCATTTATTTGTATGTTTCTAGTGATTCTTTTAGTTGGGATCCTTAGTTTTTGTATAAAGATAAAGGTTTTTATGGTGTAATACTTTATGCCCTATTTTTTGTGCTGCTGCCTCTCCTTTGTTTGTTTTTTCCATATTTTTCTTGCAAGAAGTTTAGAGAAATTCTACACACAATTGGGCATTACTACCCAGAATGCAGCAGTAAGGGTGTTTTTTTGCACATTTAATTTAGTGGAAGATCAATTCTTGGTGCTCATTAATTTGAAGTTCTAGTTGACCTGTGATTATATCTTCTTCtcacaaagaaagagagagagagaatagtatGTCTGGTGATTTGTTTAGAGGATCttcagcatcaggttgtttggtgattTGTTTAGAGAAACTTTCAGCACTAGAACTCTGCCTGAAATCTAAGGATTTCTGTTTTTTCTCTCAGATTCTGTGTTTCCATGGTGTATTTGCTTTTATTGTTTGCTGATTGTTATCCATGTGTACTACTAACTTGCAGATTTGAATCATAAGAAGGATGTCTCTAACAAGTGCGACTGTGCCTGCTCTCGCCACCTCAACGAAGAGCCTTCAAGGTACATCTTCACTTAATATAAATATATCATGATTCTTGTGCTGAAAGTTTTTAGTTGATTTGCAACCTAAATCAGTGGTGCTGAAGACACAAATTAATGGTGCTAGATACTTATGTGACCCATGATGATCACTGAGATCTAAAACGTTACGTGAATTTCTGAAGATGAGATGGTGCATAGAGAATCTGTTGGTGCAAGTAAAAGAAGTATGAAGCAGATAGTGCAAGAACAAGATACTCTAAATCTGTGCTGAGGACTTTGAAATATATAGAATGCTAATCTGGCAAGCCAATTAGAAACAGGCTTGTTGTACTGGGCAGATGCTACCACTGCACTTGTCATTGCCATTACTGCTCTACCTAACCTTGCATCTGATCCAGCTCCTGCCAAgagaggaaagaggaagagggaaTATAAGGGATTGCATCCATACAACCAGGTTAAAAATTGTACAAGTTGGGAGAAAATAGGTTTACATGGAGTAAATAACTTATACTATTGGGCTTTTTATACGTTAGGAAGTTATTGCACCAAATTGCTTTCTAATGTTTCTCCACTGTATGCAGTTTacacattcctataaaatgtgtgcATAATGTGGTGCGTAGGACATTACAGCATTCTAATTGACTCTGTGATTCCAAAGGGACACATCTGGACAAGATCACTTCAGCAGAGTTAGTGCAATGAACTAGGATAATGATGTCATCAGGCTTTATAATTTATTGAGGACTCATCCTTACGTAAAAGGAATGGAGATCTTTTATGTGTATCATTATCTTTGCTCTTGTTTTCTGTTTTTTCATTTGCCTTGTGCATAAGATTTTCTCAGCTGCTATGAGCAAACTATCTTATCATATGATGCAGGGACACCAGGTCGAAGGGTCCAGCTTCCATACTCTGATCTCTCATTGCCCTGCACTAAATATCAGCCATTTCAACATGCGCAAACTAAATTGGGAGCTCGGCGACTACGTTCTGGCGCACTGATATGTGCTGCAGCCTTGGTGTGTTACTTATAACCGTCATGAAATTATTACTCTGGAGGATTCCAAAGATTCATTTCCAAGAGTTTTCAtctgaaaattataaaaataaaaaataataataaagttgaCTAAAATGAATCTGTTCTCGGACTATTTTGTGATCTTGGATGAATTTTACTTGTGTTGAAAGTGGGTAGGCTTGCTGATATTATCAGTGAGCCACATGAAAGCTAGCCTTGATGATATTGCTGTATTGGCATCATATTTGTTCTTCTCATTCTTATAATTCATTTCTGTTTGTAATTCTTGGTTGTTTTCTGATTGGTTTCACCGCCTATTGCATTGTATCTTACTTGGCTTATCTATTGCATTCTCCTGCAGAGCGCAAGATGTGCAGCGGAGCAAACCCAGACAGTCACACGCCAATCATCTACGATAACAATTGCTCCCATCCAAGGTGAGGAACATATATGTGGATGATACTGATTGCTCTTCCCGAGGCTAAAATTGTTGAACGATGACCGGATGAAATAACTCCTCCCTCTTTTATACTTCCAAATTCCAATATTTAACAAGAAGTAATTGTCATCTTATTTTCAGGGAAGGAGAAATCACCAGAGCTTGACGATGGAGGGACAGGATTTCCACCTCgggatgatgatggtggtggcggtggaggtggtggaggaggggGGCACTGGTCGGgtggtttcttcttctttggcttgcTTGCCTTTTTAGGTCTTATGAAGGATCAAGAAAGCGAGGGTCCCTATCAGAATAACAAACGAAGATATTGATTCTCTCCCAGTTTGGTCTATTGATATCCAACACGTTGAGGATGAAGATTGTCACGGTGAAAGATTCATCATCACTCGAGCTGTTAATGTCGAGCACGATCATTAAACCAGCTCTATATGAATGAACATGAATAGAAGTTCTAATCCAATTTGAGCTTAATCTGTTATGAACTAACTGATGCTGAATTGATGTGGTTTTTTATTCTGCTGGCACACGATGGAGTGTTGGGATTGTATCGTCATTAATCAGGTGCATCATTCTTCCCAAATTTTATTTAATGTTCTACTTTAAATTTGTGCAGTTCTTCTGTGGCCTCGAGTGAGTTTGGTGCTGAGGTTAACAAATAAAACATGTTCACGACATCTGCCTCAAATATGTAAATCTGACTGAGTGCCCAAAAGATTAGTTACTTTGACATGTACTCTTTACGAAAGAACCACTTGGAAGccatcaaactgagatcctaacaGCAGCAAATATATACAAGCAGCAGCAAATAACTCTCCTCAAATATGTAATGCCTCTCAGCTTGCTAGTGAGTCCTGAAACAACAGGGAAATTGCACGGCACAGACTTAAGATCACCAAACGTTTGCCTTGATGGCTACGTAGCGTAGCCATTAGTCTAGCTGAGAGTGATGGAGATAGTGTTGTCTGTGCCTCGCATATCTTGTACTTGAGTTCAGAAGGCTCCGATGGATAGGTTGCACTGTCTCCGAAGAAGAGAGAAAGTTGTTAGCAAGCAAATAAAGTGGGGTTCATGTCGAAGCACTCTGAGCTTACCACTTAAGTTCAGACATATCCATGCTCAATGTCACTTTCTGGCCGTTTTTGAAATTCATAAAACAGAGCTGCAACTCAAGTTGGCCTGCTGAAAGATACGCAAAGGGATTGATTTCAAAATCAGGAATATGCGCCTGAAGTTCTAACTAAAATGGCATCTGAAAATAGCATTTCAAAGAAAAACAATGgcctgcttgatgatttgttatcAAGTAGTTCAAAATGATTGAAAACTCCACAATGAGAACCTAATTATATGCCTGATGTTTGTACTTAATTCAAtcaaataaacaaataaagagaGTGCAAACCCCTAACGAATCAAAGTGTAGGAAACAATATATTACAGAAATTCACAAGTAATGGATGAATGAATCAAAAGGGATAAAACAAGCAGGGATGTCTTACGGGGTGTATGGCTGAAGGTTGAGAATGTTAGATTCAGATTTTCCATCCTTGCAACTTGTACTTCCTCAAGCACATCAAGTAGGATCCCCATAAGCAAACTGGTTTCCTGCATGATCAGCAAGCAAAATATGAGAATGTGTTTGCTAAAGAACCTTAACCAAGCAAAGTAATGTGTCAGCAGCGCACTATTGCAACGCTCTCCATCCAAAAGAACAGTTTGAACATGAAAGGAAACATTATAAAAACTAAAAACAAAGAAAGGGCAAAAGATCAAGATAGAGTTGATTCTTGCCGCCTACTCTGGCTAGATGGAATGCACCTCACAAAAAAATTGTGTAACTTCAGCACCTTCAATTTTACACACAAAACCATGCAGGGTAATCACTAATAATTCCCCAAAATACATCCCAAACTACCTTgtaaaaaaaatatactatttaGCAAACACCTCGTTTTTGGTCTACAACAGTATGCCGATGCACATCGATCCAAAAGTGTTAAGATTCCGACCAAAATTAGGGGCAAAATGTAAAGAAACCAAACCCTCAAAGCTGGAAataaatgtcaatttttttttacaaCAAAACTATCCAAACAGGAACCTGGATCATAGTTTCCCCAAGAATTAACAGCATGAAAAGGGTTTTTGTGTAGAACTCGTTTGATAACAAGTACTTATGTAAGCTGACTTTCTTCTATTTCTGCTAAATCAGGTATAGCAAATAAAATGCTTAGGAGACACCACAAAGATGAAAATATGCAAGCATGCAAGACATGAATCCAATAGATAAAGACACAAATCCATTGTGTAACTATACTTCATCATGTATAGCAGTTAAAGTTTCACCTTttcttaatattataatattcttaCTGAAGCTATTTAGTGCACAACTTACTGAATTTCAAAAGCAAAAGCAGAAGAAAATTCCACAAGGGACAAAAGCACACCCTTTAAAGCATGCTGATCTAAGATGAGACTTTAATCACCATTTAGTTAAAAATTTCTATGAGAAGTAATACGTTATAATAACTCAATTAGTAAAACCAACTTACCAGTGTCTTTTGTTGAAAGCATTTAGAACTGATGACTCTGCTATCACCCTTGTCACCAAAAACAAATTCAAAAACCACATGTGCATTCATGTTGTGAAAAGTCTGCAGAATATCAACATGACGCTAGGAGGTTAGTTTCATAATATCATTGCAACTATacaataaaatataaatcaaagatcaacaacaaaagaaaaagttTGCACCACAAAGAAGATATTCATTACCTTCCCAATGTTTTCTGCATGCAATGAGTTATTGACAAGTATACTTGAGACTTGACAGGAATCAATAGTAAACCTGTTACATCAAACTTAGGTTACAAGAAAATATGGTAGTAAGTTCTTTACATAAGAAAGAATTAATAAGTGGAACTTATATACCTTTGAAAGAGGAAATTGCAATAATTAAGCACAATATCATGTTTATTATCCCTTTTCACTGTGTTGCTTAATTCCCAAAGCTACAACCATAAAAAGGACGCCTTTGTCATTACATAATCGGTTATAGCTTATATAATTCAAATCAGACGACTAATCAAGTCATACTCGTGACTGTTGATGAATGATATTAATACGGTTCCGCATTTCTAAACGTTCATTGGCAACTTTAGTAATTCCATCGGTGTTCATATTTCCTTTTATCTTGCAACAAACTCCAAGCGACTTCACCAAGTGATCCTCCTTCTGTTCCAGCATTTTTAGCTCCTGTCTCATTGATGCCATCCTTTCATCTGCTTCCTGAAAAAGCAGAATCCAACAGCAACTTAACAAtcttgtatgtgaaataaatataaatctaTAAGCAAAGAAAACCTTCTGCCTAATTATCCTTCAATAAGGTATCTTCAATAAGGTTTGATGGCATCAATTAAACGATACAGGTAACTCATTATATACAGACCATAAATGAAGAAATAAGCTGCCAATGTTAAAACAGATCATTCAACAATCCTTGTCAATCTACaagaatataatatttttcaagaaaagaGCATTATTAAAAGTTTGAGAACATCTTTTGAGCATGTCGATGTACTTATATATAAGTAATCTTTCAATATATAAGGTTATGCAGCAAAGATGACAATAAGGATTTTGTTTTAAAGTATAAGGGTGATTGGATAATAGTTAAACAATATAAAGgaattgagttttcttttaaagAAAAACTTCCCAAAGCTCACCGAGAGATCCGAAACATACACTCTGCATCCAAACTAAGACAC is a window from the Musa acuminata AAA Group cultivar baxijiao chromosome BXJ2-1, Cavendish_Baxijiao_AAA, whole genome shotgun sequence genome containing:
- the LOC103995441 gene encoding protein YELLOW LEAF 1, choloroplastic-like translates to MSLTSATVPALATSTKSLQGTPGRRVQLPYSDLSLPCTKYQPFQHAQTKLGARRLRSGALICAAALSARCAAEQTQTVTRQSSTITIAPIQGKEKSPELDDGGTGFPPRDDDGGGGGGGGGGGHWSGGFFFFGLLAFLGLMKDQESEGPYQNNKRRY